ACCCCCTCCTTGCGACTTCAAGGAGTTGGGACTGGCACGCCATGTGCTCCTATTTCCACCGGGACGGGAACCTGGGTTCCCCTGGGGGCTGGGAGGCGAGCGATGAAGAACGCGCAGGGACAAGGACAGCACTTGGACCCCGTATGTGGGAAGACCTTGGACACACCCGAGGGCCGTCCCACCGCCGAGTACAAGAAGCGCCGTTACTTCTTCTGCTCGGAGCGGTGCCGCCATGCCTTCGAAAGGCAGGCGGAGCGCTTCCGCTTCAACGAACTGGCCCGCGTCGGCGCGCTGATGACGCCGGGCCGCGTCCGCTGGGGCATCGCCTGAGCGTCACGGCCGCTAGGCGGCCACGCGCAGGTCCTTGAGCCGCAGAGACAGCTTGCGCTGGCCTCGGAACGTGTCGAAGCCGGCCTGAAACGCCAGGTCCACCGGGCCATCCACCAGCGTGGCCCGGTCCGCCATGTTGAAGCCGATGGCGTCCAGCTCCGGTGCGTCCGCCAGGGCGAGCTTGAGATGGCCGCTGCCCGTGCCGGACTTGGGCTGCAGCACGCGCGGGCGAGCCACTTGCCGGCGCAGCACCAGCACGGGCTCCGGATTGCCCTGCCCGAAGGGGCCCAGCCGCTGGAGCGACTCAACGGCATGAGCGTCCAACTCGTTGGGATTCACCACCGCGTCCACGCGGCACCGGGGGATGAGGTCCTCCGGCGTGAGGCGCTGGTAGGCAATCTTCTCAAAGGCCTCCCGGAAGGCGGGCAGCCGCTCCGCGTCGATGGTGAGCCCGGCGGCGTGCTTGTGACCGCCGAAGCGCGTCAGCAGCTCCGCGCAGCCACTGAGCGCGTCATGAAGGTGGAAGGCCTCGATGCTGCGCGCCGAGCCCTTCCCCACGCCGTCCTTCACCCCCACCATGACGGTGGGCCGGTAGAAGCGCTCCACCACGCGCGAGGCGACGATGCCGATGACGCCCGGGTGCCAGCCTTCGTCGTACAGCACCAGGCCGCGCGCGTCCTTCAGCGACTCCGCCTGGGCCAGCGCCTGCGTGAGGATGCTGCTCTCGATGCCCTGGCGCTCCGCGTTGGCCCTGTCCAACACCGCGGCCAGTGAGCGCGCCGTCTCCGGTGACTCCGAGCACAGCAGCTGAAGTCCCAGCGAGGCGTCATGCAGCCGGCCCGCCGCGTTGATGCGGGGCCCCAGGCGGAAACCCACCTGACCCGCGGTGACGGAGGCGTCCGGGTCCATGCCCGCCACTTCCTTCAAGGCCCGCACGCCCGGCCGGCGGCCCGCGCTCAGCTCCTGGAGGCCATGCGTCACCAGGATGCGGTTGGCGCCGGTGAGCGGCACCACGTCCGCCACCGTGGCCAGCGCCACCAGGTCCATCATGGACCGGAGGTTGGGCTCCTTCCGGGTGGCGAAGAAGCCCTCGTCGCGCAGGCGCTTGCGGATGCCCATGCAGAAGTTGAAGGCCACGCCCGCGGCGCACAGCGCCTTCGTCGGGTACTCGCAGCCAGGCTGGTGCGGGTTGAGCACCGCCACCGCGGGCGGCAGCGTGGGCGGCACGGTGTGGTGGTCCACCACCAGCACGTCCAGGCCCAGCTCCTTGGCGCGGGTGATTTCCGCCACCGAGGTGATGCCGCAGTCCAGCGTCACCAGCACCCGCGTGCCCTCCGCGGCGATGCGCTCCACCGCGCCGACGTTGAGGCCGTAGCCTTCGTCCAGCCGGTGGGGGATGTACGTCGCGGGCGGCGCGCCCAGCTCCTTCATGAAGAGGTACAGCAGCGACGTGGAGCAGACGCCGTCCACGTCGTAGTCACCGTAGAGCGTCACCTTCTCCCGCGAACGAATCGCCCGGATGATGCGGTCCACCGCTCCCGGCATCCCCTTCATGCGGAACGGGTCCGGCAGGTCCGCCAACCGGTCCGACAGGAACGCCGACGCGGACTCGGGGGTGCGGTAGCCACGGTGCAGGAGCACCTTCGCCGCGAGCGGGTGCAGTGACAACTCCCCCGCGAGGGACGCCACTTCCTGCTCGACCACATCTGGAAGCAACCACCGCACGCTCGACACTCCTCCTCGCCTTCTCCGAGGGGAGTTGGCGGGATGAATTGGCTACGAAAGCGACAGTACCTCAGACGTCTGACCAGGACAGTCCAACCTTGAGCCCGACACTTCCCCTCCTACACAGGCGTTCAGGCAGACGCACGTCTGGTGGCTCGCTGATTCACGCACGGTCGGTCGCCGGTGAGCAGGTTCAAACGCACACCTGAAAACAGTGAGGTCGAGCATGCATCCAAGAGGCACCCGGGCCGCCACGCTGGCCCTGGCATTCGCCACGCTGGGCACCGCGGGTTCGGCGGCCGCGCAGGAGCGGCGCGACGGAAAGCGCGGTGACCTGAATGTGTTCCTCCGCGGCGGCGTGGGCGACTACACCGGAGGCCTGGGCGACCTGACGAGCACGGGCCCGGCCTGGGGTGTGACGCTCAACATCCAGCCCACCACCTTCCTCGGCTTCGAAGTGGGCTACGAAGGCTCACGCAACGGCCTCACCGACAGCCGCCTGCTGGAGCAGCCCTCGCTCGTCCGGCAGGGCGGTAGCGCGCTGGTGAAGGTGTCACCGCCCTTCCTCACCACCGTCCGGCCCTTCGTCGGCGCGGGCCTGGGCGTCTCCCATATGAACGTCCGCGGCCCGGTGGAGGACCTCTACCAGTCGGACACGATGCCGGAGGTCCCCCTGGCAGCGGGCGTGGAGTTCAACCGCGGCGCGCTCACGGCGGGCATCCGGACCACGTACCGCGTCCTCCTCAGCGAAGGCTGGGCGGACAGGGCCGTGGAGGACACCCACGGCGGCCTGCTGGACGCCTCGCTCACGCTGGGCGCGCGCTTCTGACAGGCCCCTGAAACACCCAGGGCCCTGCTTCCCGTGAAGGAAGAGGGCCCTGTCGGTGTCCATCGCACGAGGCCTTCCTCAACGGAAGGAAGGCCTCAGGTGCGGGTGGCTCACGCGGCGTTCGGCTGCTGGTGGTCCACGTTGCCGCTGGCGCGCAGACGGGCGTCCTTCGCCGCGGCGCGCTCGTCCAGCCAGATGGTCAGCGGGCTGGCGATGTAGATGGTCGAGTACACACCGACCACGATGCCCACCAGCATCGCCATGGCGAAGTCGAAGATTTCGCCCACGCCGAAGATGAGCAGACCGATGAGCGACAGCGCCGTGGTGCCGGACGTGAGGATGGTGCGGCCCAGCGTGTCGTTGATGGCGATGTTGATGACCTCCGCGAAGGGCTTGCCCTTGTACTTGGCCATGTCCTCGCGGATGCGGTCGTAGATGACGATGGTGTCGTTGACGGAGTAGCCGACCACCGTCAGCAGCGCCGCGATGGCCGTCAGGTTGAACTCGCGCCGGCTCACCAGGTAGTAGCCCGCCACCATGATGACGTCATGGACCATGGACAAGAGCGCGCCCGGACCGAACTTGAAGTCGAACCGGAACGCCACGTAGATGAGGATGGCGACCATCGAGTACAGCAGCGCCATGATGCCGCGGTTGCGCAGCTGCTTGCCCACCTGTGGACCGACGTAGTCCACGCGGCGCTGCTCGAAGTCCGGCTTCTCCAGTCCGGCGTTGAGCGCGGCGAACACGCGGTCCGCCATGCCGCTGGCCACCACCTGGTAGTCGTAGCCCGTGCCGCCCTGGGCCTCGCCCAGGTCACGCACTTCCTGCACGCCGATGCCCGCCGACTCCACCGCCTTCTTGACGGCGTCGGAGTCCATGGGCTGCGCCGCGCGGAAGCGGATGATGCCGTTGGGCAGATCCGAGTAGACGTTGCGCACGCCCCCCAGCGCCTCCAGGGCCTCCTTGCCCTTGGCACCGCTCTCCTCGTTGAGCTGCGTGACGCCGCCCATGCGGAGCAGGAAGGTGTTCTCCTCCGCCGCGCCGATGTTCTGCACGCTGACGTCTGGCAGGCCGCCCTTGTCCGCGCGCTCACGGACCTCCTCGGCGGTGATGGGGTGGTCGAACTTCACCTCCACCACCGTGCCACCTGCGAAGTCCACGCCGAAGTTGAAGCCGAAGGCGGCGATGCCGACGATGATCGCCAGGTTCAGCAGCGTGGAGATAAACAGCGCGGGCTTGCGCTTGCTGATGAAGTCGATGTTCGTCTTGTTCTTGAAAATCTGCATGACGGTTCCCGGACTCCGGCCGGTCAGACGGAGACGACCTTCGCGTTACGACCGTGGACGAAGTAGGTCATGATGACTCGCGTCACCGTGATGGACGTGAACAGCGACGCCAGCAGGCCGATGATGAGCGTGGTGGCGAAGCCTCGCACCGGTCCGGTTCCCGTGAAGAACAGGATGAAGGCGGAGATGAGCGCCGTCACGTGCGAGTCGAAGATGGTCCAGAAGGCCCGGTCGTAGCCCTGGTCCACCGCCGCCCGGGCCGACTTGCCATGCCCCAGCTCCTCGCGGATGCGCTCGTTGATGAGCACGTTGGCATCCACCGCCACCCCCAGCGTCAGCACGAAGCCGGCGATGCCCGGCAGCGTCAGCGTGGCGTTGAAGAAGGCCAGTCCCGCCAGGATGAGCAGGCCGTTGAGCACCAGCGCGAGGTCCGCGATGAGGCCGGAGGCCCTGTAGTAGATGGCCATGAAGAGGATGACCAGGCCCAGGCCCAGCACCGCCGCCATGCCACCCTTCCGGATGAGCTCGTCACCCAGGCTGGCGCCAACCTGACGAATCTCACCCACCGTCACAGGGGCAGGCAGCGCGCCGGCCTTGAGCACCAGCGCCAGCGTCTGGGCCTCGCCCAGCCACTCCTCGAAGGTGCGGCCACCCATGCGGCCCATGGTGATGCGGGCCGAACCGCCGCTGATCTTCTCGTTGATGTTCGGCGCCGTCTGGACGTTCTCGTCCAGCACGATGGCCATGCGGCGGCCCACGCCCTGCTCGGTCAGCCGCTCGAACTCGCGCGCGCCCGCGGGGTCGAAGGAGATGTTCACCTCCGGCTCGTTGAGCTGGCTGATGTTCGCGTCCGCGCTCGCCAGGCTCTCGCCGGTCAGCGGCACGTTCTTGTCCAGCAGGTAGGAGCGGTACGAGGTGCACTCGTTCTTCTTCACCGGGTTGGCGATGCACTCGGTGAGCACCACCCGGTTCTCCGGCACCTTGTCCTTCGTGTACTCGGTGATGGCCTCACGCGTGGGGGCCTGGAGCTGCGGGAAGCCGCCCTCCGTCGTCAGCGTGATTTCGCTGCCAGCCGGCGGCGGGGTGGCCTGGAGCAGCTGCGCGAAGAACTGCGGGTTGGAGTCATCCACCATCCGGAACTCGAGCTGCGCGGTGGTCCCCACCAGCTCCTTCGCCTGCTCCGGGTTGCTGCGGCCCGGCAGCGAAATCTGGATGGAGTCGGCGCCCAGCTTGCGCACATCCACTTCCGCCACGCCCCACTTGTCGATGCGGCGGCGGATGACGAGCATCGCCTGGTCCACCGCTTCGGTCCGGAAGACGTTGGCCTGACTCTCGTCCTGCACCAGCGTCAGCGAGGCGCCGCTGCGGCTGACTTCCTTGAAGTCAGTGAAGGTGGCCAGGACCTCCTTCTGGATGGCGTCCATGGTCCCCGGGTCCTTCGCCGTCAGGGTGACCTCGAGCTTCTCCGGGTCCGTGTCCGCCGACACCTCGCCCAGCTTCTTGTCATTGACGTAATTGACAATCTGCTGCGCGCGGCGCTCGGTCCGCTTCTGGAGCGCCGTCTTGGTGTCCACCCGCATCACCATGTGGATGCCGCCCTGGAGGTCCAGCCCCAGGTTCAGGCGGTACTTCGCGGGAGGCGCCCAGGCGGGCATCCGCTCCTCGAGCACGGCCAGGTTGTTGCGCTGCTCCCGGTCGAGAACGACGAGCGAGTAGTAGGTCGGGATGAGGAACCAGATGCAGCCCAGCGTCACCGCGACGATGAGTCCGAACTTCCACCACCAGCCGCGGTCCATCACTTCTCCTCCTTCTTCTCTCCGGCCGCCGTCGCGGGGGCCGCGGGCGTGCCTTCCGCCACCGCGCCCTTGGCGCTGACGGCCGTCTTGAGCACGCGGATGCGCACGCCGCTGGAGACCTCCAGCGTCACGGTGCGCTCATCCACGAGATGGATCTTCCCGAGGATGCCCCCGGAAGTGACGACCTCATCACCCTTCTTCAGCGCGGAGAGGAGCGCACGGTGCTCCTTCAACTGCTTCTGCTGCGGGCGGATCATCACGAAGTACATGATGCCCACCAGGATGACCAGGAAGCCCAGGGTGCCCAGGGGATTGCCACCACCGGCCTGCGCCAGAATCAGAAAGCTCTCAGCCACACACTGCCTCGTCGGTTGAGGAAAGCTTGGGATGGAAGGCCCCCGATTTTGTTCGAGGAAACCATCCGAAAGGGGGCCCTCTTAGCAAGGGGGGCCCATGTGAGCAAGTGAACGCGGGAAGCCGGGCAATCCATCCGCCCGGTCAGCGACCGCGGGTCCGTTCGGCCTCCTGCGCCTTGGCACGGGCACGGAATTCCCGGGCAAAAGTGGCGAACCGGTCCTCTGCCACCGCGCGCCGGACTTCTGCCATCAGTCCCAGGAAGTAGTGGAGGTTGTGAATCGTGTTGAGCCGCATGGCCAACAGTTCCTGGGCGGCGAAGAGGTGCCGGAGGTAGGCCCTGCTGAAATTGCGGCAGGTGTAGCAGGAGCAAGCAGGGTCCACCGGCCGGTTGTCCCTGGCGTAGGCCGCGTTCCGGATGACGACCTTGCCCTCCGAGGTGAAGAGCAGGCCGTTGCGCGCGCACCGGGTGGGCAGGACGCAGTCGAACATGTCCACCCCGTGCTCCACGCAGGTGACCAGGTCCACGGGCGTGCCCACGCCCATCAGGTAGCGCGGCTTGTCGCGGGGCAGCAGGGGCGCGGAGTAGGCCACGCCGTCATGCATGGCCTCCGGAGCCTCGCCCACGGAGTAGCCGCCCAGCGCGTAGCCGGGCAGGTCCACCGCGCACACCTCCTCGGCGTGGCGCTTGCGCAAATCCTCGTGCAGGCCGCCCTGGACGATGCCGAAGAGCGACGAGCGCTCCCGGCTCCAGGCCTTCACGCACCGGTGCAGCCAGCGGGTGGTGCGGGCCAGCGACGCCTCCAGGTAGGCCCTGTTCTCGGTGGAGGGCGGGCACTCGTCGAAGGCCATGATGACGTCGGCGCCCAGCGTCTCCTGGATGTCGATGGAGCGCTCGGGCGTGAGGAAGTGCCGCGAGCCGTCCAGGTGCGACTGGAAGGCGGCGCCCTCCTCGGTGATTTTGCGCTTCTCGGACAGGCTGAACACCTGGAACCCGCCGCTGTCGGTGAGCATGGGCCGGTTCCACGACACGAAGCGGTGCAGGCCGCCCATCTCCCCCACCAGCGCTTCGCCGGGGCGCAGCATCAGGTGGTAGGTGTTGCCGAGGATGATCTGCGCGTCCAGCGTGAGCAGGTCGTCCGGCCCCACGCCCTTGACGCTGCCCACGGTGCCCACGGGCATGAAGATGGGTGTCTCCACGGGGCCGTGCGGCGTGTGCAGACGCCCCCGGCGGGCCTTCGTTCCCGACGTGTCCTCGTGAAGGAGCTCGAAGCGGACCATCCCCGGCTCCACGCGGGTATCGCCCTTGCCACCTGACTGCTTCGCTTCCTGCTGCTCGCCCATGGCGTTCACTCCGACACCAGCATGGCGTCGCCGTAACTGAAGAATCGGTAGCCCGCGCGGACCGCCTCCGCGTAGGCCTCCAGCGTGCGCTCGCGTCCGAGCAGCGCGCTCACCAGCACCACCAGCGTCGAACGCGGCAGGTGGAAGTTGGTGAGCAGCAGGTCCACCTGACGGAAGGCGAACCCGGGACGGATGAAGAGGGTCGTCTCGCCGGGGCCCGCGCGCAGCCGCCCCGTCTCCGGGTCGGTGGCGGACTCCAGGGTGCGCACCACGGTGGTCCCCACCGCCACCACGCGCCGGCCTTCCGCGCGCGCCGCGTTGATGGCCTTCGCAGTGGCCTCCGGGACGGTGTAGCGCTCCGGGTGCATGTGGTGCTTGTCCAGGTCGTCCTCACGCACCGGCAGGAAGGTGCCTGGCCCCACGTCCAGCGTCACCAGCGCCCGGTGCACGCCACGCGCAGCCAGGGCGGCCAGGGTCTCCTGGGTGAAGTGCAGGCCCGCGGTGGGCGCGGCCACGGCTCCGGAGGCGCGTGCGTACACGGTCTGGTAGCGCTCCGCGTCCGCGGCGTCCGGCTCCCGGGTGATGTAGGGCGGCAGCGGCAGGCGGCCCGCCGCGTCCAACAGCGCGGCCAGCGAGGCGCCCGGGGGTGCGTGGAACCGCACGCGGTACTCCCCTCCTCCCAGCGCCTCCTGGATTTCGGCCTCCAGGCCGCTGGCGAACATCACGCGCTGCCCGGGCTTGAGCCCCTTGGAGGCCTGCCCCAGACAGACCCAGTCGAGCGACTCGGGGGCCGCCCCGAGCGCCGCCGAGGTCAGCGTGTTCTGGGCGGCCGGGCGCACGACGAGCAGCTCCACGCGGCCACCAGTGCCGGCCTTCTGGCCCAGCAGACGCGCGGGAATGACGCGGGCGTCGTTGAGGACGAGCAGGTCTCCGGGGCGCAGGAGCTCCTGGAGGTCGGCGAACCGGCGGTGCGACCAGGTGCCGCTGGAGCGGCTGATGGTCATCAAGCGCGACGCGTCCCGCTCGGCCAGGGGAGCCTGGGCGATCTGGGATTCGGGCAGCGCGAAGTCGTAATCAGAGAGACGGGACGACACGGGGGTGGCGCTTGTAGCAGCCCCCACGCCGTCGCGGAAAGCGCGCCGGACGCGGGAGGCGTCAGTAGAGCTGCTGCAGCTCGGCCCCGGGGTAGTAGTGGGAGAGGATCTCCCGGTACTCCCGGCCTTTGTCGGCGAGCGCCTTGGCGCCCCACTGACACAGGCCCGCCCCGTGGCCATAGCCGCGACCGGTGAACACGTAACCGCGCTCGGTGCGTTCCACCTCGAAGTCCAGGCTCTTGAGCCGGGTGTAGCCAAGCTTGCGGCGCAACTCCACGCCGTCCATGGAGGCGCCGTCCGCCAGGGTGACGCGCGTCACCCGGCGCGTCCGCGTGCGGGCCGCCACCTTGAGCCCCTGGGCCGGGTGGCGGAGCGCCGCCTTGATGTCCGCGTCGGAGAGCGTCGCCGTCCACCGGCTGGCGGGGAGCTTTCCGCAGGGGCAGTCGACGGGCTGGAGGTACGGCAGGTCGCGCTGCAAGGCATCGAGCCCCGACTCCGTCCGGCCGCCACAGGAGGCATGGAAGTACGCCTCGATGGGCGCCAGCTCGTACGTGAGCACCTGTCCCCGCGTGGCCTCGACGGCGGCCTTGGTGCGAGGGTCCTCGCGGTTGACGCCGCCATAGACTTGATGGAGCACGCTGCTGCCCAGGTGGAACGCGTTGCTGTAGGCATCCAGCTTCTTCTGGAGCGCATACGTCCGGGCAGCCACCGCCTGGGCCTTGAGGGCCTCCGGGGGAAACGACACGGGCATCTCGCTGCCCAGCACGGCGGCGAGGTAGTCCTCCAAGGGAATGACGTTGATGAGCTGCAGCCCACTGCGGTGCAGGCGCACCACCACATCGCCGCGGACCTGCGCCGCGCCCGCCTTGAGCGGCTCGGTGCCAGGCGCGGCCGAGGCCTCCGACATGCCAGCGCGGAAGCGGACGGAGTCGCCCTCCACGGGCGTGCCGTTGACCTCGATGCGGCCCCCCTTGCGGCGGACGTTCGCCTGTCCCGAGGTGATGGGGGCGAAAGTGGCCTCCTCGCTGTCGGGACCGGAGGCCAGCCCCCGGCCGCTGATGCGCACCTCACTGCCCGCGTCCTCGATGGAGATGCGCAGGGTCTCCACGGCGAGCACGCCCGAAGGGACCAGCAGGAGCAGGATGAGTGCAACAGGTCGCAACATGGCCCCGAAGTGTAGAGGCGTGGGTGCTCGCCTCAAGAAAACGTCCGGCGGATGGGAGAGGATGGCTCACCCGTGACGTCACCTTCGCGCCCTGCCTTCCCCACGGCCTTCATCACCGCCCTGCGCGAGTTGGAGCCCCGTCCCGCCGCGATGCTCACCCTCCGGTTGGTGGAGGGCCGCTCGCGCGAAGCCTGCGCGACGCATTACGGCATCCCCGCCCAAGCCTTCTCCGTGCTGCTGCTGAGGGCCGCCATCGCACTGGCCCTGCACCGAGGCGCCCCCGCCCGCGAGCCCGCCAGTGAGAACGAGGAAGCCGCCTGGGCACGGATGCTCGCGGACGCGCTCGAGCGCCAGGACGCGAAGTTCCCCGCCGCGCTGGCTCCGGTCGTGGAGACGTGCCGAGAGCTCCAGACGCTGGCGCCCCAGGTCGCCACGGGCTTGGAAACGGCGGAGCG
Above is a genomic segment from Myxococcus xanthus containing:
- a CDS encoding YHS domain-containing protein; translated protein: MKNAQGQGQHLDPVCGKTLDTPEGRPTAEYKKRRYFFCSERCRHAFERQAERFRFNELARVGALMTPGRVRWGIA
- the recJ gene encoding single-stranded-DNA-specific exonuclease RecJ, whose protein sequence is MRWLLPDVVEQEVASLAGELSLHPLAAKVLLHRGYRTPESASAFLSDRLADLPDPFRMKGMPGAVDRIIRAIRSREKVTLYGDYDVDGVCSTSLLYLFMKELGAPPATYIPHRLDEGYGLNVGAVERIAAEGTRVLVTLDCGITSVAEITRAKELGLDVLVVDHHTVPPTLPPAVAVLNPHQPGCEYPTKALCAAGVAFNFCMGIRKRLRDEGFFATRKEPNLRSMMDLVALATVADVVPLTGANRILVTHGLQELSAGRRPGVRALKEVAGMDPDASVTAGQVGFRLGPRINAAGRLHDASLGLQLLCSESPETARSLAAVLDRANAERQGIESSILTQALAQAESLKDARGLVLYDEGWHPGVIGIVASRVVERFYRPTVMVGVKDGVGKGSARSIEAFHLHDALSGCAELLTRFGGHKHAAGLTIDAERLPAFREAFEKIAYQRLTPEDLIPRCRVDAVVNPNELDAHAVESLQRLGPFGQGNPEPVLVLRRQVARPRVLQPKSGTGSGHLKLALADAPELDAIGFNMADRATLVDGPVDLAFQAGFDTFRGQRKLSLRLKDLRVAA
- the secF gene encoding protein translocase subunit SecF, producing MQIFKNKTNIDFISKRKPALFISTLLNLAIIVGIAAFGFNFGVDFAGGTVVEVKFDHPITAEEVRERADKGGLPDVSVQNIGAAEENTFLLRMGGVTQLNEESGAKGKEALEALGGVRNVYSDLPNGIIRFRAAQPMDSDAVKKAVESAGIGVQEVRDLGEAQGGTGYDYQVVASGMADRVFAALNAGLEKPDFEQRRVDYVGPQVGKQLRNRGIMALLYSMVAILIYVAFRFDFKFGPGALLSMVHDVIMVAGYYLVSRREFNLTAIAALLTVVGYSVNDTIVIYDRIREDMAKYKGKPFAEVINIAINDTLGRTILTSGTTALSLIGLLIFGVGEIFDFAMAMLVGIVVGVYSTIYIASPLTIWLDERAAAKDARLRASGNVDHQQPNAA
- the secD gene encoding protein translocase subunit SecD — encoded protein: MDRGWWWKFGLIVAVTLGCIWFLIPTYYSLVVLDREQRNNLAVLEERMPAWAPPAKYRLNLGLDLQGGIHMVMRVDTKTALQKRTERRAQQIVNYVNDKKLGEVSADTDPEKLEVTLTAKDPGTMDAIQKEVLATFTDFKEVSRSGASLTLVQDESQANVFRTEAVDQAMLVIRRRIDKWGVAEVDVRKLGADSIQISLPGRSNPEQAKELVGTTAQLEFRMVDDSNPQFFAQLLQATPPPAGSEITLTTEGGFPQLQAPTREAITEYTKDKVPENRVVLTECIANPVKKNECTSYRSYLLDKNVPLTGESLASADANISQLNEPEVNISFDPAGAREFERLTEQGVGRRMAIVLDENVQTAPNINEKISGGSARITMGRMGGRTFEEWLGEAQTLALVLKAGALPAPVTVGEIRQVGASLGDELIRKGGMAAVLGLGLVILFMAIYYRASGLIADLALVLNGLLILAGLAFFNATLTLPGIAGFVLTLGVAVDANVLINERIREELGHGKSARAAVDQGYDRAFWTIFDSHVTALISAFILFFTGTGPVRGFATTLIIGLLASLFTSITVTRVIMTYFVHGRNAKVVSV
- the yajC gene encoding preprotein translocase subunit YajC: MAESFLILAQAGGGNPLGTLGFLVILVGIMYFVMIRPQQKQLKEHRALLSALKKGDEVVTSGGILGKIHLVDERTVTLEVSSGVRIRVLKTAVSAKGAVAEGTPAAPATAAGEKKEEK
- the tgt gene encoding tRNA guanosine(34) transglycosylase Tgt; its protein translation is MGEQQEAKQSGGKGDTRVEPGMVRFELLHEDTSGTKARRGRLHTPHGPVETPIFMPVGTVGSVKGVGPDDLLTLDAQIILGNTYHLMLRPGEALVGEMGGLHRFVSWNRPMLTDSGGFQVFSLSEKRKITEEGAAFQSHLDGSRHFLTPERSIDIQETLGADVIMAFDECPPSTENRAYLEASLARTTRWLHRCVKAWSRERSSLFGIVQGGLHEDLRKRHAEEVCAVDLPGYALGGYSVGEAPEAMHDGVAYSAPLLPRDKPRYLMGVGTPVDLVTCVEHGVDMFDCVLPTRCARNGLLFTSEGKVVIRNAAYARDNRPVDPACSCYTCRNFSRAYLRHLFAAQELLAMRLNTIHNLHYFLGLMAEVRRAVAEDRFATFAREFRARAKAQEAERTRGR
- the queA gene encoding tRNA preQ1(34) S-adenosylmethionine ribosyltransferase-isomerase QueA, whose amino-acid sequence is MSSRLSDYDFALPESQIAQAPLAERDASRLMTISRSSGTWSHRRFADLQELLRPGDLLVLNDARVIPARLLGQKAGTGGRVELLVVRPAAQNTLTSAALGAAPESLDWVCLGQASKGLKPGQRVMFASGLEAEIQEALGGGEYRVRFHAPPGASLAALLDAAGRLPLPPYITREPDAADAERYQTVYARASGAVAAPTAGLHFTQETLAALAARGVHRALVTLDVGPGTFLPVREDDLDKHHMHPERYTVPEATAKAINAARAEGRRVVAVGTTVVRTLESATDPETGRLRAGPGETTLFIRPGFAFRQVDLLLTNFHLPRSTLVVLVSALLGRERTLEAYAEAVRAGYRFFSYGDAMLVSE
- a CDS encoding SpoIID/LytB domain-containing protein; the protein is MLRPVALILLLLVPSGVLAVETLRISIEDAGSEVRISGRGLASGPDSEEATFAPITSGQANVRRKGGRIEVNGTPVEGDSVRFRAGMSEASAAPGTEPLKAGAAQVRGDVVVRLHRSGLQLINVIPLEDYLAAVLGSEMPVSFPPEALKAQAVAARTYALQKKLDAYSNAFHLGSSVLHQVYGGVNREDPRTKAAVEATRGQVLTYELAPIEAYFHASCGGRTESGLDALQRDLPYLQPVDCPCGKLPASRWTATLSDADIKAALRHPAQGLKVAARTRTRRVTRVTLADGASMDGVELRRKLGYTRLKSLDFEVERTERGYVFTGRGYGHGAGLCQWGAKALADKGREYREILSHYYPGAELQQLY